The Erigeron canadensis isolate Cc75 chromosome 4, C_canadensis_v1, whole genome shotgun sequence genome window below encodes:
- the LOC122596108 gene encoding transcription factor MYB41-like, translating into MGRTPCEKNGILRKGPWTSEEDEKLIDYIHKNGYGNWRTLPKNAGLQRCGKSCRLRWTNYLRPDIKRGKFSSDEEETIIQLHSAMGNKWSTIAARLPGRTDNEIKNYWNTHIRKKLLRMGIDPVTHNRRLDLLDVASLLNAPLYNSSQMSLLGIHNVVNPELLRFAASLLSSQCNQQNATFVGLSMQENLLEKTFQVQENNHLVQDQTLIPGEVPFPSETFKLMEPNQHEFLKYQKPNIYQAIDSLACNNLENFVPLDDHNYGYHMDPQLNVRSKFCHASSILNSSMASSSSSPMNSNSNSTCITGSNREDADTSSNLLKYQELNANVFYNFS; encoded by the exons ATGGGAAGAACACCTTGTGAGAAAAATGGTATATTAAGGAAAGGTCCATGGACtagtgaagaagatgaaaagcTCATTGATTACATTCACAAAAATGGTTATGGAAATTGGAGGACTCTTCCCAAGAATGCtg GTCTACAAAGATGCGGAAAAAGCTGTAGATTGAGATGGACTAATTATCTTAGACCTGATATCAAAAGAGGCAAGTTCAGTTCTGATGAGGAAGAAACTATCATTCAACTTCATAGTGCCATGGGTAATAA ATGGTCCACAATCGCGGCTCGTTTGCCAGGAAGAACagataatgaaattaaaaattattggAATACCCACATCAGGAAAAAGCTTCTTCGAATGGGAATTGATCCAGTCACTCACAATCGTCGACTTGATCTTCTTGATGTCGCATCCCTTTTAAACGCGCCTCTTTACAACTCGTCTCAAATGAGTTTGTTAGGGATCCATAATGTAGTTAACCCAGAATTACTAAGATTTGCTGCTTCTCTCCTTTCATCTCAGTGCAATCAGCAAAATGCTACCTTCGTCGGTCTAAGTATGCAAGAAAATCTGCTTGAGAAAACGTTCCAAGTCCAAGAAAACAATCATCTAGTCCAAGACCAAACCTTAATTCCAGGAGAGGTCCCATTTCCTAGTGAAACATTTAAGCTCATGGAACCCAATCAACACGAATTTCTCAAGTATCAAAAGCCCAACATTTATCAGGCAATAGATAGTTTAGCTTGCAATAACCTTGAAAACTTTGTCCCATTAGATGATCACAACTACGGCTATCACATGGATCCTCAATTAAACGTTCGAAGCAAGTTTTGTCATGCATCTAGTATCTTAAATTCTTCAATGGCATCATCAAGCTCTAGTCCTATGAACTCGAATTCAAATTCGACTTGCATCACTGGAAGTAACAGAGAAGATGCAGATACTAGTAGCAACTTGCTTAAGTACCAAGAATTGAATGCTAAtgttttttacaatttttcttAA
- the LOC122595845 gene encoding lysine-specific demethylase JMJ25-like, translated as MEETGRCKRTDGKKWRCKQPVVDGKSYCESHIHRQKKQKIEAAAAAAALKSKNKKNKDVGGCVVKDLKFGTMEIEQQSADVKKNINSPGFKVGVHSSKTLVVPERPIRSKNVEPKLNAAIKMLPSIKENVKASAKITKKCHWCSISSFPVLVKCLTCKKHYFCQECIERRFHSKVAIMRKCPVCQGDCSCRTCTKGKQKGDKSQDIVVYDPKKKFDKSQQLHMIRELLPVMEKMNLEKMVELDIEVKDKGVSHDELQVPVATYPQPKECSFCKACIPDVHRSCDQCSYILCIHCCQEFRDGYLRSGLEYFKNMKMVRSRKSRKISWRVYVNGSITCPPKNLGGCGAGILNLTCFSQFHFTNDLEASGKEIVDKYKRKKPFRLSESSPCLLCDGHGDLGSEKSGDLIKNDVLYFLTKKEFMGKNLEHFMKHWGSGQPIIIREMLQSQPDLNWEFGCLLCEYLKKSAESRYNTEPGTSKSALDWCEVQFSRKQIFSGGITHENVWKEFLHYKLRFSLGFLQDHFPNNHTSVMQGLPVQEYMNPLTGYLNLEAYPPHQSHNLNLGSYIDISYGGAENLLATDMLKKLLYHAYDVVNILAHASQHPIPERKLNEVKILMHKYNSQDHMKSSKIKNRNNIEELFINSSRAIDTCNGEVDLTLRLETADNGEVGLLSDDSSIEDSDDEDLSRVNDTSGIHWDIFRREDVPKLVEYLTKYSDKLIRHYGSPKKVVHPLFDEVFYLNDDHKTRLKEEFDVKPWSFEQDVGEAVIVPAGCPYQTKKIKSCVNVVLEFISPESASECVKVTDELRLLPLNHKAKGRMLQVKEMVINRMHEAIKDIREVSQVE; from the exons atggAAGAAACAGGAAGGTGTAAAAGAACAGATGGGAAAAAATGGAGATGTAAACAGCCAGTCGTTGATGGAAAATCTTATTGTGAATCACATATTCATcgccaaaaaaaacaaaagattgaagcagcagcagcagcagcagccttaaaatcaaaaaacaaaaagaacaaaGATGTTGGTGGTTGTGTTGTTAAGGATCTTAAATTTGGTACAATGGAGATTGAGCAACAATCTGCTGATGtgaagaaaaacataaattcaCCTGGTTTTAAAGTTGGGGTTCATTCTTCTAAAACTTTGGTTGTTCCCGAAAGGCCGATTCGGTCCAAGAATGTTGAGCCTAAACTCAATGCTGCTATTAAG ATGTTACCAAGTATAAAAGAGAATGTAAAAGCATCCGCAAAGATCACCAAGAAGTGCCATTGGTGTAGTATTAGTAGCTTTCCTGTTCTTGTCAAGTGTTTAACTTGCAAAAAGCATTACTTTTGTCAAGAATGTATAGAGAGAAG GTTTCATTCTAAGGTGGCAATCATGAGAAAATGTCCTGTGTGCCAAGGGGATTGCTCTTGCCGAACTTGTACAAAAGGAAAACAGAAAGGAGACAAATCACAG GATATTGTTGTATATGATCCTAAAAAGAAATTTGACAAAAGCCAACAACTTCACATGATCCGGGAGCTTCTTCCGGTGATGGAGAAGATGAATCTAGAGAAGATGGTCGAGCTTGATATTGAAGTTAAAGACAAAG GAGTTAGTCATGACGAACTACAGGTTCCGGTTGCAACATACCCGCAGCCGAAAGAATGCAG TTTTTGCAAAGCTTGCATTCCAGATGTTCACAGAAGCTGTGACCAATGCTCATATATTCTCTGCATACATTGTTGTCAAGAGTTTCGTGATGGATACTTGCGTTCGGGTCTTGAGTAttttaaaaacatgaaaatggtTAGAAGCAGAAAATCTAGAAAAATATCGTGGAGAGTTTATGTAAATGGTAGCATAACATGCCCACCAAAGAACTTAGGTGGTTGTGGGGCAGGCATCCTGAATCTAACTTGTTTTTCTCAATTTCATTTCACTAATGATCTTGAAGCAAGTGGAAAGGAAATAGTTGATAAGTATAAGCGTAAGAAACCTTTCAGGTTATCTGAATCTTCCCCTTGCTTGTTATGTGACGGACATGGTGATTTGGGTAGTGAAAAATCAGGGGACTTGATTAAAAATGatgttctttattttttaaccaAGAAAGAATTTATGGGAAAGAAtcttgaacatttcatgaagcACTGGGGAAGTGGTCAACCCATAATTATCCGTGAAATGCTTCAAAGTCAACCTGATTTGAATTGGGAGTTTGGTTGCTTGCTGTGTGAGTACCTCAAAAAGAGTGCTGAATCCCGGTACAATACCGAACCAGGAACATCAAAAAGCGCTTTGGATTGGTGTGAGGTTCAGTTTAGTAGAAAGCAGATTTTTTCCGGGGGTATAACACATGAAAATGTGTGGAAAGAGTTTTTACATTACAAACTTCGGTTCTCTTTGGGATTTTTGCAAGATCACTTTCCGAACAACCACACTTCTGTCATGCAAGGGCTGCCTGTTCAAGAATACATGAATCCGTTGACTGGTTATCTCAATCTTGAAGCATATCCACCTCATCAAAGTCATAACCTGAACTTGGGTTCTTACATTGACATCTCATATGGTGGAGCGGAAAACCTACTGGCAACAGATATGTTGAAGAAATTATTGTATCATGCTTACGATGTG GTTAATATTCTGGCTCATGCTAGCCAACATCCTATACCTGAGAGAAAGCTCAATGAAGTCAAGATCTTGATGCATAAATACAATTCACAAGATCATATGAAGTCTTCAAAGATTAAAAATCGTAACAATATTGAGGAACTCTTTATTAATTCATCTAGGGCGATAGATACATGTAATGGTGAAGTCGATTTGACTTTAAGGTTGGAGACTGCAGATAATGGTGAAGTGGGTTTGCTATCTGACGATTCAAGCATTgaagattctgatgatgaagatttatCTAGGGTTAATGATACTAGTGGGATTCACTGGGATATTTTCCGTAGAGAAGACGTTCCAAAACTTGTAGAGTATCTTACAAAGTATTCTGATAAGCTTATTAGACATTATGGCTCTCCCAAAAAG GTTGTTCATCCACTATTTGATGAagttttctacctaaatgatgATCATAAAACGAGACTCAAGGAGGAATTCG ATGTGAAGCCTTGGAGCTTTGAGCAAGATGTTGGCGAAGCTGTTATCGTTCCTGCTGGCTGTCCTTACCAGACCAAGAAAATTAAG TCATGTGTTAATGTGGTTTTGGAATTCATCTCACCGGAAAGTGCATCTGAGTGTGTTAAAGTGACTGATGAACTTCGTTTACTTCCGCTAAACCACAAAGCCAAAGGGAGAATGCTGCAG GTTAAGGAAATGGTGATTAATCGAATGCACGAAGCAATCAAAGATATCCGTGAGGTTTCACAAGTAGAGTAA